In Camelus dromedarius isolate mCamDro1 chromosome 4, mCamDro1.pat, whole genome shotgun sequence, the DNA window TCATGCTCACCGCTGGACTCGTAGGATTCTTCTTTGTCTACTGCCTCCTGGTGCACCAGGTCAGGCTTGGCCACCTTCTCCTTGACTTCTGTCTCACTAACTTTGGTGCCTTCTTTCACGTGGCCAGACTCAACTCCCATAAATGCATCTGCCTCCTGAGGTGCTGCAGATGAGGGTGTGAGGTCCTGGGTAGCCTCAAGTTTCAGCTCTGTTGCTTTTACCGCATCTACGTTTAGCCCTGAGGCCATTTGTCCAAAGTCACTGATTTTAACATCTAATTGACCCTGGTCAGCTTTCTTTGCAGCAAAATCTAGTTCCGGTTCAGCTTTTTTAGGTGGTTCAACCTCAGCTGCCTCTGGCACTGAACTAagaactttctctgctttctcagccacGAGAGGTGATGCATCTTTTGATACAGTCAGTTCTTTGGCTGACAATTCCTGGAGGGTTACTCCTAACTCAAAAGTTTCAACTTTATCCCCCGCCTCTTCCATTTCCTTGTCATGTTCTTTTGAATCAGTATGTTCTTCACTTTTTTCCAGCACAGTATCCAGCTTATCATTAGCTTTCCTCTCCTGATCAGGCTCCCTACCCAGTCCTGATTTGTCACCAGAGATATGTGGGGATGTGTCTTTCTCAGCACTGAACTCATCTTTGACTCTTCCAGCAGCTGCCAGTTTGACTTCAATCAATGAAAGATCTGTGGCCAAATCTCTCCGCACTTTATCATCAGTGCCTTCGTAAAAGGATCCACTCTCCCCAGATAAATTCTCACTGTCTTGGACAGGTGATGGGAGTGGGACTGtgtatttattgaacacacaGTAGCCCAGGTCCTCAAGCTGACTGTCAGTTTTAACAATGACATGGTTCTCATCAGTGACAGGGGGCAAGCCAGTGCTGCTCTCCTCCACTACAGTCTCTGATGGGACTGACTTCCTCCTGGCAACCTCAGCATCCGCACTCACAGAAGCTAATCTTGACCTTGTGCCTGCCAGATCCAGCATTTCAGGCAGGTCAGGGGCCATGACAGTGCCGTTTTTGTAATAATCTTTGGCTAGGAAAGGTGACTCACATGTTGTCTCCACTTGGGTACTTTCCTCTCCTGGAGCTTTCTCTCCCTCTAtctgctctttttcttctttgctttctgttGGGAAGCAAGGGGCTTTGTCCACTGCAGGTGTTGTGGCTGGAAGGTAATCGTCCCCTTCGTCCATGCTTCCACTAGTGTTGGTTAGAATATCAGAGGCCAGTGGAGAAAGATCGTGCCCCCGACCAAAGTTAAATCCAAGGGCGATGGAATCCAGGCAAGACATGGGCAAATTGATTGACATGCTTCTTTGTTCAATTGCAGACCTACCACCAAGTCCTAAACTCCTGCTTAGTGTCAAATCGTCCTTATTCTTACTGTGGAGATCCCTTTTCTCCCCATACACTTTTGGATCAATAGTGAACATTCTTTCTTGAGGAGAACTGGGTTCTTCAGGTAACTCAGATGGATAACTTTGTGCAAGAGTGCTATACCCTGCCTCTTGTGCTGGAACGCTGGGCTGGGATTCTCTATCTGCCGGAAGACCCTTGTCGCCATTTTTATACGTGGGAGACACGGTATCAAAAGACTCTTGGGCACTTTCTCTTGTGTCACTCAGTTCATAGTAATCACTGCCTGGCTGGATGCTTTTTGTCACTTCTTCTTTCAAAGCAGATGTTTCAAAGTACTTGGACATTCCTGACTTATCTTCATAAAATGGCATGTCAAGCTCAGCTGATGTTACAGCTCCAACGGCTTCAACTTTACTGTCTTTGTCAGCAACTTTTTCTTCAAAAGGCTCCTGGGCTGCACTCTTTTCACTCAGTGCAGCTGGTTCGGTCACGACTGTCTCCAGTGTCTTATAGGTCATGGTTGAATCAGTAACTGCTTGCTCTAAACTTACAGGGAATGAGTCCTGTTTTGATATATCTGTGGTAGGTTCCTGGCCTTTCTGGTCTACTTTTGAGTAAGTGTGCTCTGTGGAGGGCTGAATTacacctgtttcttcatctgtcaattTTGGGGGTTCGCTCTCTTTAGGTGTGGCTTCTTTGTCAGATACGGTTGGTATTTCTTCGAGTTTTAGGTGAGGTTCCTTTTCAGTAAGTGTAGGTTCCTGTCCAATGAGGGTGGGAGTCTCTTTTATCTGCATACTCTCTTGCTTTATTGCCCCTTTCTCTTCTAAAACTCTCTCTGGGACACATTCTTCCACAATTGAAATGTGAGCATCTTTGGGTGAGGTAATTGCCTCTGAGGCTGGTGCTTCTGTCATTTTGTCAGGTTGATCCTTCTGGAGCTCTTCAACTTTAGAACTATCTTTGGTTGTCCCTAGGATACCAGTTTCTTCCAGAGATTTTTTGTCATCCAGCTGTAATAGGGCAGGGGCAAAGGGTGATGCTTCTGCAATGACTTCATTTTTCACAACACCTAAAGGAAGAGTGAAGCTTCCACCCTGAAAGGGACTTGGCATGGGAGAATCAAATTGTTTCCCTTCCCATTTTGGGATATCCTCCAGTACGTCTTTTTCCTTCATGGGTGTGAGGGGGCCAGGAGATACTGGAGCAACTAAACCCCACTCATCCTTTTTGGCTTCCACTGGCATTTGGATGAACCAGTCCTTTTGCTCTTTTGCAGCTGGGGGCTCTGCAGGAAGGCCAATATCAGGTACCCCTAGGCTtggttctgtcttctgtttcaTGTCTTCTAGGCTGGCTTCGAGACTGTGCCCAAACAGAGTGGGTGGTGCTTGCTCTTCTCCTGTGCCTTGCACGTCCTTTTTTTCGGGGGAAGTTTCAGTTGTCTCAGGCTGAGAAACTAAGGCAGCATGTTTAAGGTCTTCACCAGGcttactttctttctctgactcctcttccttcttgtctAATGGCTCGGCTGGAGAGGGAGTCAATTCCTGTTGATCTGGGAACTCCATCTTCGAGGCTGTAAGTAAACCTGAAGTAATTGGgttgatttttaaacaaataataggCAAGTGCTTTCAGGCAGTAAGcttaaaatcatattttgaaatgacaaaTGAATGGTAGGGTATAAAGAAAAACTATGAAACATGCACGCATGCTACTTATCTaaaaatcaatatgaaaatgTCAGGACTGAGATTTATTTGTATGATTGCTAAAATGAATTGCCATCATGAATTAATGTGTACAGGAATTGTAATAAGAGTACATTTTgagtaatctttttttctttgtttggtcTCTCTAAACAGTATGTGATGTGTACCatagtagaaaaaaatttcatgtgccttctaaaaattacaaattaaagaaTACTGAATATATAACCAATGTTAGGGTACAAAAAATCTATATACTGATCTAAATATGGAAAGGAATTGATTTCTACTGAAATCAATGAagcatttgttttctcatttaaaagtgaatcgGCAGGCCATGGGCAGAAGccaattaatttataataatatgtGTTAAATAGTTTCAGTTAACTTAATCAACAAATGCCAGGACCAATTTTCTGGGCACTGAAAGGTTACTAGAATAAAGTTTTAGAAGTCATCAGAGATTAAACGTCgttaatacaaataaatgttatTGACTTTATATGATATGACCTAAATATTGACAAGTCAATTTCTACCACATCTCAAAAAATTCTTAAGTCCTAATCATTACTTAGTGTGTATGGTAGATGtgagaaaatctgaatatactGTTAATACTGGGAAGTCATGTGagtaacatgattttaaaaagacattaaaatatctTTCTCTCCTTGAAATGACCTCCTTCCTTGGAACATGACCAACTAGTTAGTGAAGCACTGACCAGTCCTGGCTTTGGAGATGCTTCACAGAAATTAAATgactcttttaaattttaatctgatCATCAATCCAAAAGGCTTCAGAGTCTCACTTGTCTCTTAACGTCAAAGTTATTCATTGTGGTCACTAAGGCTAAATGTAGTTATCTGaaaaagatttggggaaaaataataaaattcaatcaTCTCTCGAAGAGCAAGTGTATGGGTCATAATTATCTTAGATACTTGTGTGTCCTGTTGTCACAACAGAAAGGAAATACATTATGAACTTTGTAGCAAAGGTTAGATGAATGAAAACTCAAGAGATATGGTGATGATCAAAGGTGTTGGCTGCCATGGAAAGGAAATGATATGAGAAGCATCAGCAGGAGCTTTTAAGGAAACCAAACCAGTATTCATTGAAGCATAAAAAAATACAGCACATTGCGgttgcaaacaaaaacaattcgACCACTGAAGCCTGTATGTGCCAAAATTCAACTCTACGATTTGAAAGAAAGCATATGAATTGCTGTCCCccctcaaataaaaagaaaaatatacatgtattagCAATGTGACTGGCAAACATTTgagatgggggcggggggcgggggaggcgggaAAAAAAGCTCACACAGCGTCATCAGCCTGGCTGCAAAGCGTATTGTATCATGGCAAAGTCAAACCAGGAATCGGCTGCAGCAGTGGAAAACCAAGCTGCCACACAGCACCTGCATAAGCCACACTGTCTGCTCATTAAGTCTAAAAACAGTGGTCTTGGCATCATGAGAAGACCCAGCGATGGAACAGCATTGGAAAGGCATCAGGTTGGTAAGCTGCTGGAGAGATCATTTGCAACAAAACACATGCAGATCCTAAGAAAGACACACCTTCCCTGGCAGAGGAAGGGGTTTTTACTTCTGCAGACACCTCCGTGACCTCTTTTACACTTTCCTCCTGGGGGGCCCCTGCTGGGGCACTCTCTTCAGGAACTATTTGGGCCTCCGTACTAGACTCCACTTGGCCCTCACTGAGGCCCTTGTGTTGGTCTGAGGCCTTGGCAGCCCCACACTCTTTCCCAGGAAGAGTGGCAGGTTTCTCTTCCTCAGCCATTGGACTCTCTAGCGCTTCTTCTTCTTAGGGATGAAAAAGATGTTGACATCATGACCACAGAACAACACACGAAACaacagaaatattatttaatgaacaCTTTCAGCTCCATTATATTGACCTCACGAGAACCTCTTTTACCATTTGGATGAGCAAATTAATATCCTAATACAATGGACATTATGTATTGTTCGCAAAATTAGTACGTATAATCTGCTAATAACGATGCCTTTTAACGTCTCATTAAAaggctatttattttaaaacgtGAGAGCTGAAAGGGTTTTATTGCTCTGTTACCCTCAGTGCAAATGGCAGTAAGTTATACACATGTGGAAAGCTTGCTGGAAATAAGAAATGGGGCTGCCGGATAACAGATGGTTGTGAAAAGATA includes these proteins:
- the MAP2 gene encoding microtubule-associated protein 2 isoform X22 → MADDRKDEAKAPHWTSAQLTEASAHPHPPEIKDQGGAGEGLVRSANGFPYREDEEGAFGEHESQGTYSDTKENGINGELTSADRETAEEVSARIVQVVTAEAVAVLKGEQEKEAQHKDQPAALPLAAEETANLPPSPPPSPASEQTVAVEEEEALESPMAEEEKPATLPGKECGAAKASDQHKGLSEGQVESSTEAQIVPEESAPAGAPQEESVKEVTEVSAEVKTPSSAREASKMEFPDQQELTPSPAEPLDKKEEESEKESKPGEDLKHAALVSQPETTETSPEKKDVQGTGEEQAPPTLFGHSLEASLEDMKQKTEPSLGVPDIGLPAEPPAAKEQKDWFIQMPVEAKKDEWGLVAPVSPGPLTPMKEKDVLEDIPKWEGKQFDSPMPSPFQGGSFTLPLGVVKNEVIAEASPFAPALLQLDDKKSLEETGILGTTKDSSKVEELQKDQPDKMTEAPASEAITSPKDAHISIVEECVPERVLEEKGAIKQESMQIKETPTLIGQEPTLTEKEPHLKLEEIPTVSDKEATPKESEPPKLTDEETGVIQPSTEHTYSKVDQKGQEPTTDISKQDSFPVSLEQAVTDSTMTYKTLETVVTEPAALSEKSAAQEPFEEKVADKDSKVEAVGAVTSAELDMPFYEDKSGMSKYFETSALKEEVTKSIQPGSDYYELSDTRESAQESFDTVSPTYKNGDKGLPADRESQPSVPAQEAGYSTLAQSYPSELPEEPSSPQERMFTIDPKVYGEKRDLHSKNKDDLTLSRSLGLGGRSAIEQRSMSINLPMSCLDSIALGFNFGRGHDLSPLASDILTNTSGSMDEGDDYLPATTPAVDKAPCFPTESKEEKEQIEGEKAPGEESTQVETTCESPFLAKDYYKNGTVMAPDLPEMLDLAGTRSRLASVSADAEVARRKSVPSETVVEESSTGLPPVTDENHVIVKTDSQLEDLGYCVFNKYTVPLPSPVQDSENLSGESGSFYEGTDDKVRRDLATDLSLIEVKLAAAGRVKDEFSAEKDTSPHISGDKSGLGREPDQERKANDKLDTVLEKSEEHTDSKEHDKEMEEAGDKVETFELGVTLQELSAKELTVSKDASPLVAEKAEKVLSSVPEAAEVEPPKKAEPELDFAAKKADQGQLDVKISDFGQMASGLNVDAVKATELKLEATQDLTPSSAAPQEADAFMGVESGHVKEGTKVSETEVKEKVAKPDLVHQEAVDKEESYESSGEHESLTMESLKADEGKKETSPESSLIQDEIAIKLSVEIPCAPAVSEADLAPDEKADVQMEFIQPPKEETKETPDISVTPSDAAEPLPEAAGAEPAEAPSEEEEIEAQGEYDKLLFRSDTLQITDLGVPGVREEFVETCPGEHKGVIESVVTIEDDFITVVQTTTDEGESGSHSVRFAALEQPEVERRPSPRAEEELEVEEAAEAQAEPKEGSPEAPASPEREEVALSEYKTETYDDYKDETTIDDSIMDADSLWVDTQDDDRSIMTEQLETIPKEEKAEKEARRPSLEKHRKEKPFKTGRGRISTPERKIAKKEPSTVSRDEVRRKKVYKKAELAKKTEVQAHSPSRKFILKPAIKYTRPTHLSCVKRKTTAAGGESAQAPSVFKQAKDKVSDGVTKSPEKRSSLPRPSSILPPRRGVSGDRDENSFSLNSSISSSARRTTRSEPIRRAGKSGTSTPTTPGSTAITPGTPPSYSSRTPGTPGTPSYPRTPHTPGTPKSAILVPSEKKVAIIRTPPKSPATPKQLRLINQPLPDLKNVKSKIGSTDNIKYQPKGGQVQIVTKKIDLSHVTSKCGSLKNIRHRPGGGRVKIESVKLDFKEKAQAKVGSLDNAHHVPGGGNVKIDSQKLNFREHAKARVDHGAEIITQSPGRSSVASPRRLSNVSSSGSINLLESPQLATLAEDVTAALAKQGL
- the MAP2 gene encoding microtubule-associated protein 2 isoform X14, with amino-acid sequence MADDRKDEAKAPHWTSAQLTEASAHPHPPEIKDQGGAGEGLVRSANGFPYREDEEGAFGEHESQGTYSDTKENGINGELTSADRETAEEVSARIVQVVTAEAVAVLKGEQEKEAQHKDQPAALPLAAEETANLPPSPPPSPASEQTVAVEEGLLTASKMEFPDQQELTPSPAEPLDKKEEESEKESKPGEDLKHAALVSQPETTETSPEKKDVQGTGEEQAPPTLFGHSLEASLEDMKQKTEPSLGVPDIGLPAEPPAAKEQKDWFIQMPVEAKKDEWGLVAPVSPGPLTPMKEKDVLEDIPKWEGKQFDSPMPSPFQGGSFTLPLGVVKNEVIAEASPFAPALLQLDDKKSLEETGILGTTKDSSKVEELQKDQPDKMTEAPASEAITSPKDAHISIVEECVPERVLEEKGAIKQESMQIKETPTLIGQEPTLTEKEPHLKLEEIPTVSDKEATPKESEPPKLTDEETGVIQPSTEHTYSKVDQKGQEPTTDISKQDSFPVSLEQAVTDSTMTYKTLETVVTEPAALSEKSAAQEPFEEKVADKDSKVEAVGAVTSAELDMPFYEDKSGMSKYFETSALKEEVTKSIQPGSDYYELSDTRESAQESFDTVSPTYKNGDKGLPADRESQPSVPAQEAGYSTLAQSYPSELPEEPSSPQERMFTIDPKVYGEKRDLHSKNKDDLTLSRSLGLGGRSAIEQRSMSINLPMSCLDSIALGFNFGRGHDLSPLASDILTNTSGSMDEGDDYLPATTPAVDKAPCFPTESKEEKEQIEGEKAPGEESTQVETTCESPFLAKDYYKNGTVMAPDLPEMLDLAGTRSRLASVSADAEVARRKSVPSETVVEESSTGLPPVTDENHVIVKTDSQLEDLGYCVFNKYTVPLPSPVQDSENLSGESGSFYEGTDDKVRRDLATDLSLIEVKLAAAGRVKDEFSAEKDTSPHISGDKSGLGREPDQERKANDKLDTVLEKSEEHTDSKEHDKEMEEAGDKVETFELGVTLQELSAKELTVSKDASPLVAEKAEKVLSSVPEAAEVEPPKKAEPELDFAAKKADQGQLDVKISDFGQMASGLNVDAVKATELKLEATQDLTPSSAAPQEADAFMGVESGHVKEGTKVSETEVKEKVAKPDLVHQEAVDKEESYESSGEHESLTMESLKADEGKKETSPESSLIQDEIAIKLSVEIPCAPAVSEADLAPDEKADVQMEFIQPPKEETKETPDISVTPSDAAEPLPEAAGAEPAEAPSEEEEIEAQGEYDKLLFRSDTLQITDLGVPGVREEFVETCPGEHKGVIESVVTIEDDFITVVQTTTDEGESGSHSVRFAALEQPEVERRPSPRAEEELEVEEAAEAQAEPKEGSPEAPASPEREEVALSEYKTETYDDYKDETTIDDSIMDADSLWVDTQDDDRSIMTEQLETIPKEEKAEKEARRPSLEKHRKEKPFKTGRGRISTPERKIAKKEPSTVSRDEVRRKKAVYKKAELAKKTEVQAHSPSRKFILKPAIKYTRPTHLSCVKRKTTAAGGESAQAPSVFKQAKDKVSNSTLSKIPALQGNTKSPRCSSASPSTTKRATFSDSLLIQPSSAGSTDRLPYSESGNKDGVTKSPEKRSSLPRPSSILPPRRGVSGDRDENSFSLNSSISSSARRTTRSEPIRRAGKSGTSTPTTPGSTAITPGTPPSYSSRTPGTPGTPSYPRTPHTPGTPKSAILVPSEKKVAIIRTPPKSPATPKQLRLINQPLPDLKNVKSKIGSTDNIKYQPKGGQVRILNKKIDFSKVQSRCGSKDNIKHSAGGGNVQIVTKKIDLSHVTSKCGSLKNIRHRPGGGRVKIESVKLDFKEKAQAKVGSLDNAHHVPGGGNVKIDSQKLNFREHAKARVDHGAEIITQSPGRSSVASPRRLSNVSSSGSINLLESPQLATLAEDVTAALAKQGL
- the MAP2 gene encoding microtubule-associated protein 2 isoform X3 produces the protein MADDRKDEAKAPHWTSAQLTEASAHPHPPEIKDQGGAGEGLVRSANGFPYREDEEGAFGEHESQGTYSDTKENGINGELTSADRETAEAKLSKEVSARIVQVVTAEAVAVLKGEQEKEAQHKDQPAALPLAAEETANLPPSPPPSPASEQTVAVEEEEEALESPMAEEEKPATLPGKECGAAKASDQHKGLSEGQVESSTEAQIVPEESAPAGAPQEESVKEVTEVSAEVKTPSSAREGLLTASKMEFPDQQELTPSPAEPLDKKEEESEKESKPGEDLKHAALVSQPETTETSPEKKDVQGTGEEQAPPTLFGHSLEASLEDMKQKTEPSLGVPDIGLPAEPPAAKEQKDWFIQMPVEAKKDEWGLVAPVSPGPLTPMKEKDVLEDIPKWEGKQFDSPMPSPFQGGSFTLPLGVVKNEVIAEASPFAPALLQLDDKKSLEETGILGTTKDSSKVEELQKDQPDKMTEAPASEAITSPKDAHISIVEECVPERVLEEKGAIKQESMQIKETPTLIGQEPTLTEKEPHLKLEEIPTVSDKEATPKESEPPKLTDEETGVIQPSTEHTYSKVDQKGQEPTTDISKQDSFPVSLEQAVTDSTMTYKTLETVVTEPAALSEKSAAQEPFEEKVADKDSKVEAVGAVTSAELDMPFYEDKSGMSKYFETSALKEEVTKSIQPGSDYYELSDTRESAQESFDTVSPTYKNGDKGLPADRESQPSVPAQEAGYSTLAQSYPSELPEEPSSPQERMFTIDPKVYGEKRDLHSKNKDDLTLSRSLGLGGRSAIEQRSMSINLPMSCLDSIALGFNFGRGHDLSPLASDILTNTSGSMDEGDDYLPATTPAVDKAPCFPTESKEEKEQIEGEKAPGEESTQVETTCESPFLAKDYYKNGTVMAPDLPEMLDLAGTRSRLASVSADAEVARRKSVPSETVVEESSTGLPPVTDENHVIVKTDSQLEDLGYCVFNKYTVPLPSPVQDSENLSGESGSFYEGTDDKVRRDLATDLSLIEVKLAAAGRVKDEFSAEKDTSPHISGDKSGLGREPDQERKANDKLDTVLEKSEEHTDSKEHDKEMEEAGDKVETFELGVTLQELSAKELTVSKDASPLVAEKAEKVLSSVPEAAEVEPPKKAEPELDFAAKKADQGQLDVKISDFGQMASGLNVDAVKATELKLEATQDLTPSSAAPQEADAFMGVESGHVKEGTKVSETEVKEKVAKPDLVHQEAVDKEESYESSGEHESLTMESLKADEGKKETSPESSLIQDEIAIKLSVEIPCAPAVSEADLAPDEKADVQMEFIQPPKEETKETPDISVTPSDAAEPLPEAAGAEPAEAPSEEEEIEAQGEYDKLLFRSDTLQITDLGVPGVREEFVETCPGEHKGVIESVVTIEDDFITVVQTTTDEGESGSHSVRFAALEQPEVERRPSPRAEEELEVEEAAEAQAEPKEGSPEAPASPEREEVALSEYKTETYDDYKDETTIDDSIMDADSLWVDTQDDDRSIMTEQLETIPKEEKAEKEARRPSLEKHRKEKPFKTGRGRISTPERKIAKKEPSTVSRDEVRRKKAVYKKAELAKKTEVQAHSPSRKFILKPAIKYTRPTHLSCVKRKTTAGGESAQAPSVFKQAKDKVSNSTLSKIPALQGNTKSPRCSSASPSTTKRATFSDSLLIQPSSAGSTDRLPYSESGNKDGVTKSPEKRSSLPRPSSILPPRRGVSGDRDENSFSLNSSISSSARRTTRSEPIRRAGKSGTSTPTTPGSTAITPGTPPSYSSRTPGTPGTPSYPRTPHTPGTPKSAILVPSEKKVAIIRTPPKSPATPKQLRLINQPLPDLKNVKSKIGSTDNIKYQPKGGQVRILNKKIDFSKVQSRCGSKDNIKHSAGGGNVQIVTKKIDLSHVTSKCGSLKNIRHRPGGGRVKIESVKLDFKEKAQAKVGSLDNAHHVPGGGNVKIDSQKLNFREHAKARVDHGAEIITQSPGRSSVASPRRLSNVSSSGSINLLESPQLATLAEDVTAALAKQGL
- the MAP2 gene encoding microtubule-associated protein 2 isoform X12 gives rise to the protein MADDRKDEAKAPHWTSAQLTEASAHPHPPEIKDQGGAGEGLVRSANGFPYREDEEGAFGEHESQGTYSDTKENGINGELTSADRETAEAKLSKEVSARIVQVVTAEAVAVLKGEQEKEAQHKDQPAALPLAAEETANLPPSPPPSPASEQTVAVEEGLLTASKMEFPDQQELTPSPAEPLDKKEEESEKESKPGEDLKHAALVSQPETTETSPEKKDVQGTGEEQAPPTLFGHSLEASLEDMKQKTEPSLGVPDIGLPAEPPAAKEQKDWFIQMPVEAKKDEWGLVAPVSPGPLTPMKEKDVLEDIPKWEGKQFDSPMPSPFQGGSFTLPLGVVKNEVIAEASPFAPALLQLDDKKSLEETGILGTTKDSSKVEELQKDQPDKMTEAPASEAITSPKDAHISIVEECVPERVLEEKGAIKQESMQIKETPTLIGQEPTLTEKEPHLKLEEIPTVSDKEATPKESEPPKLTDEETGVIQPSTEHTYSKVDQKGQEPTTDISKQDSFPVSLEQAVTDSTMTYKTLETVVTEPAALSEKSAAQEPFEEKVADKDSKVEAVGAVTSAELDMPFYEDKSGMSKYFETSALKEEVTKSIQPGSDYYELSDTRESAQESFDTVSPTYKNGDKGLPADRESQPSVPAQEAGYSTLAQSYPSELPEEPSSPQERMFTIDPKVYGEKRDLHSKNKDDLTLSRSLGLGGRSAIEQRSMSINLPMSCLDSIALGFNFGRGHDLSPLASDILTNTSGSMDEGDDYLPATTPAVDKAPCFPTESKEEKEQIEGEKAPGEESTQVETTCESPFLAKDYYKNGTVMAPDLPEMLDLAGTRSRLASVSADAEVARRKSVPSETVVEESSTGLPPVTDENHVIVKTDSQLEDLGYCVFNKYTVPLPSPVQDSENLSGESGSFYEGTDDKVRRDLATDLSLIEVKLAAAGRVKDEFSAEKDTSPHISGDKSGLGREPDQERKANDKLDTVLEKSEEHTDSKEHDKEMEEAGDKVETFELGVTLQELSAKELTVSKDASPLVAEKAEKVLSSVPEAAEVEPPKKAEPELDFAAKKADQGQLDVKISDFGQMASGLNVDAVKATELKLEATQDLTPSSAAPQEADAFMGVESGHVKEGTKVSETEVKEKVAKPDLVHQEAVDKEESYESSGEHESLTMESLKADEGKKETSPESSLIQDEIAIKLSVEIPCAPAVSEADLAPDEKADVQMEFIQPPKEETKETPDISVTPSDAAEPLPEAAGAEPAEAPSEEEEIEAQGEYDKLLFRSDTLQITDLGVPGVREEFVETCPGEHKGVIESVVTIEDDFITVVQTTTDEGESGSHSVRFAALEQPEVERRPSPRAEEELEVEEAAEAQAEPKEGSPEAPASPEREEVALSEYKTETYDDYKDETTIDDSIMDADSLWVDTQDDDRSIMTEQLETIPKEEKAEKEARRPSLEKHRKEKPFKTGRGRISTPERKIAKKEPSTVSRDEVRRKKAVYKKAELAKKTEVQAHSPSRKFILKPAIKYTRPTHLSCVKRKTTAAGGESAQAPSVFKQAKDKVSNSTLSKIPALQGNTKSPRCSSASPSTTKRATFSDSLLIQPSSAGSTDRLPYSESGNKDGVTKSPEKRSSLPRPSSILPPRRGVSGDRDENSFSLNSSISSSARRTTRSEPIRRAGKSGTSTPTTPGSTAITPGTPPSYSSRTPGTPGTPSYPRTPHTPGTPKSAILVPSEKKVAIIRTPPKSPATPKQLRLINQPLPDLKNVKSKIGSTDNIKYQPKGGQVRILNKKIDFSKVQSRCGSKDNIKHSAGGGNVQIVTKKIDLSHVTSKCGSLKNIRHRPGGGRVKIESVKLDFKEKAQAKVGSLDNAHHVPGGGNVKIDSQKLNFREHAKARVDHGAEIITQSPGRSSVASPRRLSNVSSSGSINLLESPQLATLAEDVTAALAKQGL